A genomic region of Echeneis naucrates chromosome 24, fEcheNa1.1, whole genome shotgun sequence contains the following coding sequences:
- the lrp11 gene encoding low-density lipoprotein receptor-related protein 11, whose protein sequence is MFIHGGDVIASPNALVSRQSAPHHDNDAVAHRHRPERRLFRTRPSGETPCFCFEGNGGHTSPPALPALPALPVCRSPAGGVNNMAPLQHLLACVVLSAAAAAARSSPISDLKSKISGVEELLEEFRKQLQQEQTHRAGDAVDSCVGDFDAVRERIIRAKASVEQGATFLLAPERVYTWRDCLHSCCSRPRCTVALLQEEPRQQGDGLNCYLFNCIYRNKNVCSFAPQQGFTTYSRTPNTTRGHLPDEADAPEVDEPPRSDAGQDVVIQLPTDWAVLDGRDSVDDYGISHYEWTLVKGDTAINMKATHPGLLKISGLQEGVYTFQMTVTDTNGQKSSDNVSVTVLAPKHQAEVCTGHCSNYQFKCDDGCCIDITYACDGKQHCPDRSDEDFCPNFDSSRKSVTHPVDLPSLHQPLAQTEEDEEGAMIQTEPRKTVKSFVPPQDRPASQQSPSQQKASLDEDPCAAAPVVGPCKGTFPRWYYDQNAGECKHFLYGGCQGNHNNFLQESDCVSECIQKSPDFKPATVAPPITRQTEIAAPKVSQSQPESNTPVSKPFPAMGGHPVPESGAILPLALGLIITALLLLMISCRLRLVRHKLKKARPLTTEESDYLINGMYL, encoded by the exons ATGTTTATTCACGGCGGTGACGTCATCGCCTCCCCCAACGCTCTGGTCTCGAGGCAGTCTGCGCCTCACCATGACAACGACGCAGTCGCGCATCGTCACCGGCCCGAGCGTCGCCTCTTCCGGACACGGCCGTCCGGTGAAACgccgtgtttttgttttgaaggtaACGGAGGACACACTTCGCCCCCCGCCCTCCCCGCCCTCCCCGCCCTCCCGGTGTGTCGGAGCCCGGCCGGAGGCGTCAACAACATGGCTCCGCTGCAGCATCTTCTCGCCTGCGTCGTGCTgtcggcggcggcggcggcggctcgGTCCTCTCCGATATCCGACCTGAAGTCCAAGATATCCGGCGTGGAGGAGCTCCTGGAGGAGTTCCGCAAGCAGCTCCAGCAGGAGCAGACGCACAGGGCCGGGGACGCGGTCGACTCGTGCGTGGGCGACTTCGACGCCGTCCGGGAGCGCATCATCCGGGCCAAGGCCTCCGTGGAGCAGGGGGCCACCTTCCTGCTGGCCCCGGAGCGGGTGTACACCTGGAGGGACTGCCTGCACTCCTGCTGCTCCCGGCCCCGCTGCACCGTGGCGCTGCTCCAGGAGGAGCCGAGGCAGCAGGGGGACGGCCTCAACTGCTACCTGTTCAACTGCATCTACAGGAACAAAAATGTCTGCTCCTTCGCCCCGCAGCAGGGCTTCACCACCTACAGCCGGACCCCCAACACCACCCGGGGACACCTGCCCGACGAGGCGGATGCTCCAG AGGTGGACGAGCCTCCTCGCAGTGATGCTGGGCAGGACGTGGTGATTCAGCTGCCTACAGACTGGGCCGTCCTGGATGGCCGGGACAGTGTGGACGACTATGGGATCAGCCACTATGAATGGACTCTTGTTAAAGGGGATACAGCCATCAATATGAAG GCGACCCATCCTGGGCTACTGAAGATTAGTGGTCTCCAGGAAGGCGTGTACACCTTCCAGATGACAGTCACTGACACAAATGGTCAGAAGAGCTCTGACAAcgtctctgtcactgtgctggCACCAAAGCACCAAGCGGAAG TGTGCACAGGTCATTGTTCCAATTACCAGTTCAAGTGTGATGATGGCTGCTGTATTGACATCACCTATGCCTGTGACGGGAAGCAACACTGTCCAGACCGCTCCGATGAAGACTTCTGCCCAAACT tcgacagcagcaggaagtcagTGACCCACCCTGTTGACCTACCCAGCCTCCATCAGCCTTTGGCCCAAACGGAGGAAGACGAGGAAGGTGCCATGATCCAGACTGAGCCCAGGAAGACCGTCAAGAGCTTTGTACCACCTCAGGACAGACCTGCCTCTCAACAAAGTCCCAGCCAACAGAAGGCTTCTTTGGATGAAG ATCCGtgtgcagcagctccagttGTGGGACCCTGTAAGGGCACCTTCCCACGCTGGTACTATGACCAAAATGCAGGGGAATGCAAACACTTTCTGTACGGTGGTTGCCAGGGCAACCATAACAATTTCCTCCAGGAATCAGACTGTGTCAGTGAATGCATCCAAAAAA GTCCAGATTTCAAACCAGCCACTGTGGCTCCTCCCAtcaccagacagacagagatag CTGCCCCTAAGGTCTCCCAGAGTCAGCCTGAGAGCAACACCCCTGTCTCAAAACCATTCCCAGCAATGGGAGGACATCCAGTCCCAGAGTCTG GTGCAATCCTTCCTCTGGCCCTCGGACTAATCATCACCGCTCTTCTGCTGCTCATGATCAGCTGTCGTCTCCGACTCGTTCGCCACAAGCTGAAGAAAGCCCGACCGCTGACCACAGAGGAGTCCGATTACCTCATCAACGGCATGTACCTGTAG